A portion of the Gaiellales bacterium genome contains these proteins:
- a CDS encoding ATP-binding cassette domain-containing protein: MAAIDVRDLRKSFQARRGAPVEAVAGITFSVDAGERLAYIGPNGAGKSTSIKMLTGILHPSSGDATVLGIIPWKRRRELAARIGTLFGQRSQLWYQLTPRQTYSLLARIYRIPGDEERRRIGELGDLLEATQLFDQPVRGLSLGQRMRCELVASMLHAPEVLFLDEPTIGLDLVAKSRFRDLIVRINQERNTTILLTSHDVSDIEQVARRVMVINHGRLIYDDRVSVMRRALLGTKMLDVRFEQPPETVDVDGARLVKLSGAGAKLEVDTSRRPIRSVLDDLLDRYDVVDISVADPPLEEIVSHIYARPL; the protein is encoded by the coding sequence ATGGCAGCCATCGACGTCCGCGACCTGCGCAAGAGCTTCCAGGCCCGGCGAGGCGCCCCGGTCGAGGCGGTGGCCGGCATCACGTTCTCCGTCGACGCAGGCGAGCGGCTCGCCTACATCGGCCCGAACGGCGCCGGGAAGTCGACGTCGATCAAGATGCTGACCGGGATCCTTCACCCCTCCTCGGGCGACGCGACCGTGCTCGGGATCATCCCATGGAAGCGCCGCCGGGAGCTGGCGGCCCGGATCGGGACGCTGTTCGGGCAGCGCTCGCAGCTCTGGTACCAGCTGACGCCGCGGCAGACGTACTCCCTGCTCGCGCGCATCTACCGCATCCCGGGCGACGAGGAGCGCCGCCGCATCGGCGAGCTGGGTGACCTGCTCGAAGCCACGCAGCTGTTCGACCAGCCCGTGCGCGGCCTGTCGCTCGGGCAGCGGATGCGGTGCGAGCTGGTCGCCAGCATGCTGCACGCGCCGGAGGTGCTGTTCCTCGACGAGCCCACGATCGGGCTGGATCTCGTCGCCAAGTCCAGATTCCGTGACCTGATCGTGCGCATCAACCAGGAGCGCAACACGACCATCCTGCTCACATCGCACGACGTCTCGGACATCGAGCAGGTGGCGCGCCGGGTGATGGTGATCAACCACGGACGGCTGATCTATGACGACCGCGTGTCCGTCATGCGACGCGCGCTGCTCGGGACGAAGATGCTCGACGTGCGGTTCGAGCAACCGCCGGAGACCGTCGACGTGGACGGCGCACGCCTGGTCAAGCTGTCCGGGGCCGGAGCGAAGCTCGAGGTGGACACGAGCCGCCGGCCGATCCGCAGCGTCCTCGACGACCTGCTCGACCGCTACGACGTCGTCGACATCTCCGTGGCCGACCCCCCGCTCGAGGAGATCGTCTCGCACATCTACGCGAGGCCGCTGTGA
- a CDS encoding Mrp/NBP35 family ATP-binding protein — MPSEQDIRQALVAVIDPEIRRSVVELDMVRDVRVDGGRVDVTITLTTPGCPMKANLEQQVREQVGKVSGVESVGVGFDAMTSEQRTALREKLSGGEAAQERKVSLQPSTRVIAVASGKGGVGKSTLTANLATALALDGAEVGVVDADIYGYSMPRMLGISRRPVAVDQMMIPPVAHGLKIMSIGFFVDNDGAIPWRGPMLHRALEQFLSDVHWGALDYLVVDMPPGTGDISISLGQLLPEPDLLIVTTPQPAAQKVAMRAADVASKTGMRVAGVVENMSHLVCSCCGDITRPFGEGGGRALADGLGVPLLGQVPLDEPLREGADAGTPLVVSDPDAPSAAAIRELARTVPGVLRPKRGAERIKKPLAILS; from the coding sequence ATGCCCAGCGAGCAGGACATCCGCCAGGCGCTCGTGGCCGTGATCGATCCGGAGATCCGCCGCAGCGTCGTCGAGCTCGACATGGTGCGCGACGTTCGGGTGGACGGCGGCCGGGTGGACGTGACGATCACCCTGACGACGCCGGGCTGCCCGATGAAGGCGAACCTCGAGCAGCAGGTGCGCGAGCAGGTCGGGAAGGTGTCCGGGGTCGAGTCGGTCGGCGTCGGGTTCGATGCGATGACGTCGGAGCAGCGCACGGCTCTGCGCGAGAAGCTCTCCGGCGGAGAGGCGGCGCAGGAGCGGAAGGTCTCGCTGCAGCCCTCCACGCGGGTGATCGCCGTCGCCTCCGGCAAGGGCGGAGTCGGCAAGTCCACGCTGACGGCGAACCTCGCCACCGCGCTTGCGCTCGACGGTGCGGAGGTGGGCGTTGTCGATGCGGACATCTACGGCTATTCGATGCCCCGGATGCTCGGGATCTCACGCCGGCCGGTCGCGGTCGACCAGATGATGATCCCGCCCGTCGCCCACGGCCTCAAGATCATGTCGATCGGGTTCTTCGTCGACAACGACGGCGCCATCCCATGGCGCGGGCCGATGCTGCACCGAGCGCTGGAGCAGTTTCTCTCGGATGTGCACTGGGGCGCGCTCGACTACCTGGTGGTGGACATGCCGCCGGGCACGGGCGACATCTCGATCTCGCTCGGCCAGCTGCTACCCGAGCCCGACCTGCTGATTGTGACCACGCCGCAGCCGGCCGCGCAGAAGGTGGCGATGCGCGCCGCGGACGTCGCGTCGAAGACCGGCATGCGCGTGGCGGGAGTGGTCGAGAACATGAGCCATCTGGTCTGCTCGTGCTGCGGCGACATCACGCGGCCGTTCGGCGAGGGTGGCGGGCGCGCGCTGGCGGATGGGCTGGGCGTGCCGCTGCTCGGTCAGGTGCCCCTGGACGAGCCGCTGCGAGAGGGGGCCGACGCCGGCACGCCGCTGGTCGTCTCGGACCCCGACGCGCCGAGCGCGGCCGCGATCCGCGAGCTCGCGCGCACGGTGCCGGGCGTGCTCCGACCCAAGCGCGGGGCGGAGCGGATCAAGAAGCCGCTCGCAATCCTGAGCTGA
- a CDS encoding ABC-2 family transporter protein, with the protein MTPYLAGWRLGLLRTLRSPGDLAVRVGFFAIILVVMSALWGAATSAHGGHLDGYTHASLLWYVLAAQTAVLGVRPRSVEEIGDEIGGGTIAIQMLRPVSVVGLRMAVDLGEACARLAAAFPAGALLTWLFAGRPPSWAGVALSVPSVVLAAWANIASSHAFGGIAFWLLDAKSTWFVYQKLVFLPGGMLIPLEILPRPLEIASLALPFATMAYAPGRIASGDVNPLLLVWQAGWLAALLALAAAVFAAGERRLQVMGG; encoded by the coding sequence GTGACGCCGTACCTGGCCGGCTGGCGGCTGGGGTTGCTGCGAACGCTCCGGTCGCCGGGCGACCTGGCCGTGCGCGTCGGCTTCTTCGCGATCATCCTGGTCGTCATGTCGGCGCTCTGGGGAGCCGCCACCTCGGCGCACGGGGGCCATCTCGACGGCTACACGCATGCGTCGCTGCTCTGGTACGTGCTCGCCGCCCAGACCGCCGTGCTCGGCGTCCGGCCGCGGTCCGTGGAGGAGATCGGCGACGAGATCGGCGGCGGGACGATCGCGATCCAGATGCTGCGCCCGGTGTCGGTGGTGGGCCTCCGCATGGCCGTCGACCTCGGCGAGGCGTGCGCCCGGCTGGCCGCGGCATTCCCGGCCGGAGCCCTCCTCACCTGGCTGTTCGCGGGCCGGCCGCCGTCGTGGGCCGGCGTGGCGCTGTCCGTGCCATCGGTCGTGCTGGCGGCGTGGGCGAACATCGCCTCCAGCCACGCGTTCGGCGGGATCGCATTCTGGCTGCTCGACGCCAAGTCGACGTGGTTCGTCTACCAGAAGCTCGTGTTCCTTCCCGGCGGCATGCTGATCCCGCTCGAGATCCTGCCCAGGCCGCTCGAGATCGCCAGCCTGGCGCTGCCCTTCGCGACGATGGCATACGCCCCCGGCCGTATCGCCTCGGGCGACGTCAATCCGCTGCTGCTCGTGTGGCAGGCCGGCTGGCTCGCTGCCCTGCTCGCCCTCGCGGCCGCCGTGTTCGCCGCCGGGGAGCGGCGGCTCCAGGTGATGGGCGGATGA